Proteins from a single region of Antechinus flavipes isolate AdamAnt ecotype Samford, QLD, Australia chromosome 2, AdamAnt_v2, whole genome shotgun sequence:
- the PWWP2A gene encoding PWWP domain-containing protein 2A isoform X5, whose translation MFGPHGIPVTIFPKREYKDKPEAMQLHSRSFQEGTEIKCDLNGAGPDDHSPIQPPEPSLAKSLWTSKPPPLFHEGAPYPPPLFIRDTYNQSIPQPPPRKIKRPKRKMYREEPTSIMNAIKLRPRQVLCDKCKNSVVAEKKEIKKGGNATDSSKYDDNKKRRNESVTTVNKKLKTDHKMDGKNQNESQKRNAVVKVSNIAHSRGRVVKVSAQANTSKTQLNTKKVLQSKNMDHAKAREVLKMAKEKAQKKQNETSTSKNAHSKVHFTRRFQNTSSGSLPPRLRLKPQRYRNEENDSSLKAGLEKMRSGKMAPKPQSRCTSTRSAGEAPSENQNPSKGPEEANSEVQDRSEVHVPDEQDEQQTLGKKGSKSNITVYMTLNQKKSDSSSASVCSIDSTDDLKSSNSECSSTESFDFPPGSMHAPSTSSTSSSSKEEKKLSNSLKMKVFSKNVSKCITPDGRTICVGDIVWAKIYGFPWWPARILTITVSRKDNGLLVRQEARISWFGSPTTSFLALSQLSPFLENFQSRFNKKRKGLYRKAITEAAKAAKQLTPEVRALLTQFET comes from the exons at gTTTGGGCCCCATGGAATCCCTGTGACAATTTTTCCCAAaagagaatacaaagataaaccTGAAGCCATGCAGCTCCACAGTAGATCATTCCAAGAAGGAACAGAAATCAAGTGTGACTTGAATGGTGCTGGTCCTGATGACCATTCTCCCATTCAGCCACCAGAACCTAGCCTTGCTAAAAGCCTGTGGACTTCTAAACCACCTCCTCTCTTTCATGAAGGAGCACCTTATCCTCCCCCTTTGTTTATCAGGGACACGTATAACCAATCAATACCTCAGCCTCCTCCTCGGAAAATTAAACGACCCAAAAGGAAAATGTACAGGGAGGAGCCCACTTCTATAATGAATGCCATCAAACTACGACCCAGACAAGTCCTGTGTGACAAATGTAAAAACAGTGTTgttgcagaaaaaaaagaaattaaaaaaggtgGCAATGCAACTGACTCATCTAAATATGATGATAACAAAAAACGGAGAAATGAAAGTGTAACTACTGTgaataaaaaacttaaaactgACCATAAAATGGATGGAAAAAACCAAAACGAAAGCCAGAAAAGAAATGCTGTGGTCAAAGTTTCAAATATTGCTCACAGCAGAGGCAGAGTAGTTAAAGTCTCTGCTCAGGCAAATACTTCAAAAACCCAGTTAAATACTAAAAAAGTCCTCCAGAGTAAGAACATGGATCATGCAAAAGCTCGGGAAGTGTTGAAAATGGCCAAAGAAAAGGCacaaaagaaacagaatgaaaCTTCCACTTCCAAAAATGCACATTCTAAGGTTCACTTCACTCGTCGGTTTCAGAATACCAGCTCAGGTTCCCTTCCACCCCGGTTGCGTTTAAAGCCACAAAGATATAGGAATGAAGAAAACGACTCTTCCCTGAAGGCTGGACTTGAGAAAATGCGGAGTGGCAAGATGGCACCCAAACCCCAGTCTCGTTGCACCTCTACCCGCTCAGCAGGTGAGGCCCCTTCAGAAAATCAGAATCCCTCAAAAGGTCCTGAAGAGGCCAACAGTGAGGTTCAGGACAGAAGTGAAGTACATGTCCCTGATGAGCAGGATGAACAGCAGACATTGGGCAAAAAGGGCAGCAAAAGCAATATCACTGTTTACATGACCCTAAATCAAAAGAAATCTGACTCTTCCAGTGCATCAGTGTGTAGCATTGATAGCACAGATGATTTGAAATCTTCCAATTCAGAGTGTAGTTCTACTGAAAGCTTTGATTTTCCTCCAGGCAGTATGCATGCACCTTCCACCTCTTCCACTTCATCCTcttcaaaggaagagaaaaagctcAGTAATTCCTTGAAAATGAAAGTCTTTTCCAAAAACGTCTCTAAATGCATCACACCAGATGGCAGGACCATATGTGTAGGGGACATTGTTTGGGCCAAGATTTATGGCTTCCCATGGTGGCCAGCCCGTATTCTCACTATAACTGTAAGCCGGAAAGATAACGGCCTGTTAGTCCGACAGGAGGCCCGTATTTCATGGTTTGGGTCTCCAACAACATCTTTCCTTGCACTATCGCAACTGTCCCCCTTTTTAGAAAACTTCCAGTCACGCTTTAATAAGAAGAGAAAGGGCTTGTATCGCAAGGCTATCACAGAGGCAGCTAAGGCTGCAAAGCAGCTGACTCCCGAAGTGCGGGCCCTGTTGACACAATTTGAAACGTGA
- the PWWP2A gene encoding PWWP domain-containing protein 2A isoform X6: protein MQLHSRSFQEGTEIKCDLNGAGPDDHSPIQPPEPSLAKSLWTSKPPPLFHEGAPYPPPLFIRDTYNQSIPQPPPRKIKRPKRKMYREEPTSIMNAIKLRPRQVLCDKCKNSVVAEKKEIKKGGNATDSSKYDDNKKRRNESVTTVNKKLKTDHKMDGKNQNESQKRNAVVKVSNIAHSRGRVVKVSAQANTSKTQLNTKKVLQSKNMDHAKAREVLKMAKEKAQKKQNETSTSKNAHSKVHFTRRFQNTSSGSLPPRLRLKPQRYRNEENDSSLKAGLEKMRSGKMAPKPQSRCTSTRSAGEAPSENQNPSKGPEEANSEVQDRSEVHVPDEQDEQQTLGKKGSKSNITVYMTLNQKKSDSSSASVCSIDSTDDLKSSNSECSSTESFDFPPGSMHAPSTSSTSSSSKEEKKLSNSLKMKVFSKNVSKCITPDGRTICVGDIVWAKIYGFPWWPARILTITVSRKDNGLLVRQEARISWFGSPTTSFLALSQLSPFLENFQSRFNKKRKGLYRKAITEAAKAAKQLTPEVRALLTQFET from the coding sequence ATGCAGCTCCACAGTAGATCATTCCAAGAAGGAACAGAAATCAAGTGTGACTTGAATGGTGCTGGTCCTGATGACCATTCTCCCATTCAGCCACCAGAACCTAGCCTTGCTAAAAGCCTGTGGACTTCTAAACCACCTCCTCTCTTTCATGAAGGAGCACCTTATCCTCCCCCTTTGTTTATCAGGGACACGTATAACCAATCAATACCTCAGCCTCCTCCTCGGAAAATTAAACGACCCAAAAGGAAAATGTACAGGGAGGAGCCCACTTCTATAATGAATGCCATCAAACTACGACCCAGACAAGTCCTGTGTGACAAATGTAAAAACAGTGTTgttgcagaaaaaaaagaaattaaaaaaggtgGCAATGCAACTGACTCATCTAAATATGATGATAACAAAAAACGGAGAAATGAAAGTGTAACTACTGTgaataaaaaacttaaaactgACCATAAAATGGATGGAAAAAACCAAAACGAAAGCCAGAAAAGAAATGCTGTGGTCAAAGTTTCAAATATTGCTCACAGCAGAGGCAGAGTAGTTAAAGTCTCTGCTCAGGCAAATACTTCAAAAACCCAGTTAAATACTAAAAAAGTCCTCCAGAGTAAGAACATGGATCATGCAAAAGCTCGGGAAGTGTTGAAAATGGCCAAAGAAAAGGCacaaaagaaacagaatgaaaCTTCCACTTCCAAAAATGCACATTCTAAGGTTCACTTCACTCGTCGGTTTCAGAATACCAGCTCAGGTTCCCTTCCACCCCGGTTGCGTTTAAAGCCACAAAGATATAGGAATGAAGAAAACGACTCTTCCCTGAAGGCTGGACTTGAGAAAATGCGGAGTGGCAAGATGGCACCCAAACCCCAGTCTCGTTGCACCTCTACCCGCTCAGCAGGTGAGGCCCCTTCAGAAAATCAGAATCCCTCAAAAGGTCCTGAAGAGGCCAACAGTGAGGTTCAGGACAGAAGTGAAGTACATGTCCCTGATGAGCAGGATGAACAGCAGACATTGGGCAAAAAGGGCAGCAAAAGCAATATCACTGTTTACATGACCCTAAATCAAAAGAAATCTGACTCTTCCAGTGCATCAGTGTGTAGCATTGATAGCACAGATGATTTGAAATCTTCCAATTCAGAGTGTAGTTCTACTGAAAGCTTTGATTTTCCTCCAGGCAGTATGCATGCACCTTCCACCTCTTCCACTTCATCCTcttcaaaggaagagaaaaagctcAGTAATTCCTTGAAAATGAAAGTCTTTTCCAAAAACGTCTCTAAATGCATCACACCAGATGGCAGGACCATATGTGTAGGGGACATTGTTTGGGCCAAGATTTATGGCTTCCCATGGTGGCCAGCCCGTATTCTCACTATAACTGTAAGCCGGAAAGATAACGGCCTGTTAGTCCGACAGGAGGCCCGTATTTCATGGTTTGGGTCTCCAACAACATCTTTCCTTGCACTATCGCAACTGTCCCCCTTTTTAGAAAACTTCCAGTCACGCTTTAATAAGAAGAGAAAGGGCTTGTATCGCAAGGCTATCACAGAGGCAGCTAAGGCTGCAAAGCAGCTGACTCCCGAAGTGCGGGCCCTGTTGACACAATTTGAAACGTGA